A stretch of Crossiella cryophila DNA encodes these proteins:
- a CDS encoding ParA family protein, with amino-acid sequence MTTTYAFWNNKGGTGKTSLCFQSMAFYAHQNPGKRVLAIDVCPQANLSELLLGGLTGKGSEVLLARQNEPTRRTIGGYFELRVPTPWSAPAIDPDLYISHPADYNSVIPDNLDLIAGDPILELQANAVSTLANTQLAGTPTWLRVIDWIRNLVDTLESRYDAIFIDANPSFSMYTQIALATADRLVLPVMADDSSRRAIQNAFSLIYGLKLPSEIYTQYAFATKLKAEGRVLPKVHVIAKNRLTQYVVAASGYSAVLKTIDADVKTLIAANPGMFTASEAKDVMVEIRDFQTAGVVSFARGCPFYAQQPGRPEIEGKRVQVKSEYLQNCIQSMQSLVDEL; translated from the coding sequence GTGACCACGACCTACGCGTTCTGGAACAACAAGGGCGGTACGGGCAAGACGAGCCTGTGTTTCCAGTCCATGGCCTTCTATGCCCACCAGAACCCGGGCAAGCGGGTCTTGGCCATCGACGTCTGCCCACAGGCCAACCTGTCCGAGCTGCTTCTCGGTGGGTTGACGGGTAAGGGCAGCGAAGTCCTGCTCGCCCGCCAGAATGAGCCGACCCGCAGGACCATCGGCGGCTACTTCGAACTGCGCGTCCCTACCCCGTGGTCGGCCCCGGCGATTGATCCCGACCTCTACATCTCTCACCCGGCGGACTACAACTCCGTGATCCCGGACAACCTCGACCTCATCGCCGGAGACCCGATCTTGGAGTTGCAGGCCAACGCTGTCTCCACGCTGGCCAACACGCAGCTGGCTGGCACCCCCACCTGGCTACGCGTTATCGACTGGATCCGGAACCTGGTCGATACCCTGGAGAGTAGGTACGACGCGATCTTCATCGACGCGAACCCGTCGTTCTCGATGTACACCCAGATCGCCCTCGCAACCGCCGACCGCTTGGTCCTGCCGGTGATGGCCGACGACTCCTCGCGCCGGGCAATCCAGAACGCGTTCTCGTTGATCTACGGCCTGAAGCTGCCGTCCGAGATCTACACCCAGTACGCCTTCGCCACGAAGTTGAAGGCGGAGGGTCGTGTTCTGCCGAAGGTGCACGTGATTGCGAAGAACCGGCTCACTCAGTACGTCGTCGCGGCGTCGGGGTACTCCGCCGTGCTCAAGACCATCGACGCGGACGTGAAGACGCTCATCGCGGCGAACCCCGGGATGTTCACCGCGAGCGAGGCGAAGGACGTCATGGTTGAGATCCGGGACTTCCAGACCGCCGGGGTCGTTTCGTTCGCCCGCGGCTGCCCGTTCTATGCCCAGCAGCCGGGTCGCCCGGAGATCGAGGGAAAGCGCGTGCAGGTCAAGAGTGAGTACCTCCAGAACTGCATCCAGTCGATGCAATCACTCGTCGACGAGCTCTGA
- the mraZ gene encoding division/cell wall cluster transcriptional repressor MraZ, giving the protein MFLGTHSPKLDDKGRLTLPAKFRDALAGGLMLTKGQDHCLFVFPRAEFEQMARKVAEAPFTNEAVRAYQRYLFAGTDEQRPDSQGRISITPELRRYAALTKECVVIGAINRLEIWDATAWARYLEENEENYAQAREEVLPGVF; this is encoded by the coding sequence ATGTTCCTCGGCACTCACAGCCCAAAACTCGACGACAAGGGGCGGCTCACCCTGCCGGCGAAGTTCCGGGACGCACTCGCGGGGGGTCTGATGCTCACCAAGGGCCAGGACCACTGCCTGTTCGTCTTCCCGCGAGCCGAGTTCGAGCAGATGGCGCGGAAGGTGGCCGAGGCGCCGTTCACCAACGAGGCGGTCCGCGCGTACCAGCGCTACCTGTTCGCGGGCACCGACGAGCAGCGACCTGACTCGCAGGGCCGGATCTCGATCACGCCGGAGCTTCGGCGTTATGCCGCGCTGACCAAGGAATGCGTGGTCATCGGGGCGATCAACCGGCTGGAGATCTGGGACGCCACCGCCTGGGCGCGCTACCTCGAGGAGAACGAGGAGAACTACGCGCAGGCACGCGAGGAGGTGCTTCCCGGCGTCTTCTGA
- a CDS encoding vitamin B12-dependent ribonucleotide reductase has protein sequence MTETVGTPATGEQATGLRMERVYTTAGVHPYDEVTWEHRDVVMTNWRDGTVNFEQRGVEFPDFWSVNAVNIVTSKYFRGAVGTDKRESSLRQLIDRVVLTYTKAGVDNGYFATGQDAEIFEHELTWMLLHQVFSFNSPVWFNVGTASPQQVSACFILAVDDTMESILNWYKEEGLIFKGGSGAGVNLSRIRSSRELLSSGGSASGPVSFMRGADASAGTIKSGGATRRAAKMVILDVDHPDVEEFIETKAREEEKIRILRDGGFDMDLGGKDITSVQYQNANNSIRVSDEFMRAVEGGGSYHLRSRTTGEAIDSRDAKEIFRKLAKAAWECADPGIQYDGTINDWHTCPESGRISASNPCSEYMHLDNSSCNLASLNLMKFLNEDGTFAGERFAKAVEFVITAMDISICFADFPTEPIGDTTRKFRQLGIGYANLGALLMATGHAYDSDGGRALAAAITSLMTGTAYKRSAELAGVVGAYEGYARNADGHQRVMRKHAAANDLVRTMHSNDKAVHKLATIAWQDCLVTGNRNGWRNAQASVLAPTGTIGLMMDCDTTGIEPDLALVKFKKLVGGGSMQIVNQTVPRALSALGYQDEQVEAIVEYIGEHGHVVDAPGLRLEHYEVFDCAMGERSIAAMGHVRMMAAVQPFISGAISKTVNMPETATVEEVEKIYYEGWKLGLKALAIYRDNCKVGQPLSAGKSATKSGERQPETIIEYRPVRKRLPKKRPSQTVSFTVGGAEGYLTAGSFPDDGLGEIFVKLGKQGSTLAGVMDAFSMSISVGLQYGIPLEFYVSKFMNQRFEPAGMTDDPDVRIATSLLDYLFRRLALDYLPPAKRAELGIFTADERSAQVEAEYGPGEVDLTALRTTVEARPATGKGEIAAKPAEVTVGSSTELIELQLGMAADAPLCFTCGTKMRRAGSCYVCEGCGSTSGCS, from the coding sequence ATGACGGAGACCGTCGGGACCCCGGCCACCGGGGAACAGGCCACCGGCCTGCGCATGGAGCGCGTCTACACCACCGCGGGCGTGCATCCCTATGACGAGGTCACCTGGGAGCATCGCGACGTCGTCATGACCAACTGGCGCGATGGCACGGTGAACTTCGAGCAGCGCGGCGTGGAGTTCCCCGACTTCTGGTCGGTGAACGCGGTCAACATCGTGACCAGCAAGTACTTCCGCGGCGCCGTCGGCACCGACAAGCGCGAGAGCAGCCTGCGCCAGCTCATCGACCGGGTGGTGCTGACCTACACCAAGGCCGGGGTGGACAACGGCTACTTCGCCACCGGGCAGGACGCGGAGATCTTCGAGCACGAGCTGACCTGGATGCTGCTGCACCAGGTGTTCAGCTTCAACTCGCCGGTCTGGTTCAACGTCGGCACCGCCTCCCCGCAGCAGGTCTCGGCCTGCTTCATCCTCGCCGTGGACGACACCATGGAGTCGATCCTCAACTGGTACAAGGAAGAGGGCCTGATCTTCAAGGGCGGCTCCGGCGCCGGGGTCAACCTCTCCCGCATCCGCTCCTCCCGCGAACTGCTCTCCTCCGGCGGCAGCGCCTCCGGCCCGGTCTCCTTCATGCGCGGCGCGGACGCCTCCGCGGGCACCATCAAGTCCGGCGGGGCCACCCGGCGCGCGGCCAAGATGGTCATCCTCGACGTGGACCACCCCGACGTGGAGGAGTTCATCGAGACCAAGGCCCGCGAGGAGGAGAAGATCCGCATCCTCCGGGACGGCGGCTTCGACATGGACCTCGGTGGCAAGGACATCACCAGCGTCCAGTACCAGAACGCGAACAACTCGATCCGGGTCTCGGACGAGTTCATGCGGGCGGTGGAAGGCGGCGGCAGCTACCACCTGCGCTCCCGCACCACCGGCGAGGCGATCGACTCCAGGGACGCCAAGGAGATCTTCCGCAAGCTGGCCAAGGCCGCCTGGGAGTGCGCGGACCCCGGCATCCAGTACGACGGCACCATCAACGACTGGCACACCTGCCCGGAGTCGGGCCGGATCAGCGCGTCCAACCCGTGCTCGGAGTACATGCACCTGGACAACTCCAGCTGCAACCTGGCCTCGCTGAACCTGATGAAGTTCCTCAACGAGGACGGCACCTTCGCCGGCGAGCGCTTCGCCAAGGCGGTGGAGTTCGTCATCACCGCGATGGACATCTCGATCTGCTTCGCCGACTTCCCGACCGAGCCGATCGGCGACACCACCCGCAAGTTCCGCCAGCTCGGCATCGGCTACGCCAACCTGGGCGCGCTGCTGATGGCCACCGGCCACGCCTATGACTCCGACGGCGGGCGCGCGCTGGCCGCCGCGATCACCTCGCTGATGACCGGCACCGCGTACAAGCGCTCCGCCGAGCTGGCCGGGGTGGTCGGCGCGTACGAGGGCTACGCCCGCAACGCCGACGGCCACCAGCGGGTCATGCGCAAGCACGCCGCGGCCAACGACCTGGTCCGCACCATGCACAGCAACGACAAGGCCGTGCACAAGCTGGCCACCATCGCCTGGCAGGACTGCCTGGTCACCGGCAACCGCAACGGCTGGCGCAACGCGCAGGCCAGCGTGCTCGCCCCCACCGGCACCATCGGCCTGATGATGGACTGCGACACCACCGGCATCGAACCGGACCTGGCACTGGTCAAGTTCAAGAAGCTGGTCGGCGGCGGCTCCATGCAGATCGTCAACCAGACCGTGCCGCGCGCGCTGAGCGCCCTGGGTTACCAGGACGAGCAGGTCGAGGCGATCGTGGAGTACATCGGCGAGCACGGCCACGTGGTGGACGCGCCGGGTCTGCGGCTGGAGCACTACGAGGTCTTCGACTGCGCGATGGGCGAGCGCTCCATCGCCGCGATGGGCCACGTCCGGATGATGGCCGCGGTGCAGCCGTTCATCTCCGGCGCCATCTCCAAGACGGTGAACATGCCGGAGACGGCCACCGTGGAGGAGGTCGAGAAGATCTACTACGAGGGCTGGAAGCTCGGCCTGAAGGCGCTGGCGATCTACCGGGACAACTGCAAGGTCGGCCAGCCGCTCTCGGCTGGCAAGAGCGCGACCAAGTCCGGGGAGCGGCAGCCCGAGACGATCATCGAGTACCGCCCGGTCCGCAAGCGCCTGCCGAAGAAGCGCCCCAGCCAGACGGTGTCCTTCACCGTTGGCGGCGCCGAGGGCTACCTGACCGCCGGCTCCTTCCCGGACGACGGCCTCGGCGAGATCTTCGTCAAGCTCGGCAAGCAGGGCTCGACGCTGGCCGGCGTCATGGACGCCTTCTCCATGTCCATCTCGGTGGGCCTGCAGTACGGCATCCCGCTGGAGTTCTACGTCTCGAAGTTCATGAACCAGCGCTTCGAGCCGGCGGGCATGACCGACGACCCGGACGTCCGCATCGCCACCAGCCTGCTGGACTACCTGTTCCGCCGCCTGGCCCTGGACTACCTCCCACCCGCCAAGCGCGCCGAACTCGGCATCTTCACCGCCGACGAGCGCTCGGCCCAGGTCGAGGCCGAGTACGGCCCCGGCGAGGTCGACCTGACCGCCCTGCGCACCACGGTCGAGGCCAGGCCCGCCACGGGCAAGGGCGAGATCGCGGCCAAGCCGGCCGAGGTCACGGTCGGCAGCTCCACTGAGCTGATCGAGTTGCAGCTGGGCATGGCCGCCGACGCGCCGCTCTGCTTCACCTGCGGCACGAAGATGCGCCGCGCGGGGTCCTGCTACGTGTGCGAGGGCTGCGGCTCGACCTCGGGTTGCAGCTGA
- the nrdR gene encoding transcriptional regulator NrdR, whose translation MRCPFCRHADSRVVDSREVDEGQVIRRRRSCPQCSRRFTTVEEAVLAVVKRSGVTEPFSREKVARGVSRACQGRPVDEDKLQLLAQQVEEAIRSTGVAEVPSHEVGLAILGPLRELDEVAYLRFASVYRSFTSVEDFEKEILDLREAKQPETGDEQEAAKSE comes from the coding sequence GTGCGGTGTCCATTCTGTCGGCATGCCGACTCTCGGGTGGTGGACTCCCGCGAGGTCGACGAGGGCCAGGTCATCCGCCGTCGCCGGTCCTGCCCGCAGTGCAGCCGCCGGTTCACCACGGTCGAGGAGGCCGTGCTGGCGGTGGTGAAGCGCTCCGGCGTCACCGAGCCCTTCAGCCGGGAGAAGGTGGCCCGCGGGGTCAGCCGCGCCTGCCAGGGCCGTCCGGTCGATGAGGACAAGCTGCAGCTGCTGGCCCAGCAGGTGGAGGAGGCCATCCGCTCCACCGGCGTGGCCGAGGTGCCCAGCCACGAGGTCGGCCTGGCCATCCTCGGGCCGCTGCGCGAGCTGGACGAGGTGGCCTACCTGCGCTTCGCCAGCGTGTACCGCTCCTTCACCTCGGTGGAGGACTTCGAGAAGGAGATCCTCGACCTCCGCGAGGCCAAACAGCCCGAGACCGGGGACGAGCAGGAAGCGGCGAAGAGCGAATGA
- the rsmH gene encoding 16S rRNA (cytosine(1402)-N(4))-methyltransferase RsmH, producing the protein MTGQPQHVSVLLDRTLELLAPALSGPDAVVVDATLGLGGHSEALLAAHPRLTLIGLDRDTQALKLAGERLAVYNSRTHLVHAVYDELPEVLLDLGIPRVHGVLFDCGVSSLQLDAVERGFAYSKDSPLDMRMDPSGPVTAADILNTYSAGELSRILRDYGEERFAGRIASAVVREREKEPFTTSGRLVDLLYASVPAATRRTGGHPAKRTFQALRIEVNAELDVLRRAIPAAVDALRLGGRIAVMSFQSLEDKIVKRVLVQRATSTTPPGLPVELPGHGPELKLLTRGSEQAGEQEQAVNPRAASVRLRAAERIREAT; encoded by the coding sequence ATGACGGGGCAGCCGCAGCACGTGTCGGTCCTGTTGGATCGCACGCTTGAGCTGCTCGCACCCGCGCTGAGCGGACCGGACGCCGTGGTCGTCGACGCCACGCTCGGTCTGGGCGGGCATTCCGAGGCATTGCTGGCCGCGCACCCCCGGCTGACGCTGATCGGTCTGGACCGGGACACCCAGGCGCTCAAGCTCGCCGGCGAGCGACTCGCGGTATACAACTCGCGTACCCATCTTGTGCACGCGGTGTACGACGAGCTGCCCGAGGTGCTGCTCGATCTCGGTATACCGCGGGTACACGGCGTGCTCTTCGACTGCGGTGTCTCCTCCCTGCAGCTGGACGCGGTGGAACGCGGGTTCGCCTACTCCAAGGACTCCCCGCTGGACATGCGAATGGACCCGAGCGGGCCGGTCACCGCCGCGGACATCCTCAACACCTACAGCGCGGGCGAGCTGTCTCGGATCCTGCGCGACTACGGCGAGGAACGCTTCGCCGGCCGGATCGCCTCCGCCGTGGTGCGCGAGCGGGAGAAGGAGCCGTTCACCACGAGTGGACGCCTGGTGGACCTGTTGTATGCCAGCGTCCCCGCGGCCACCCGGCGCACCGGCGGACACCCGGCCAAGCGGACCTTCCAGGCACTGCGGATCGAGGTCAACGCCGAGCTGGACGTGCTGCGCCGGGCCATCCCGGCCGCCGTCGACGCGCTGCGGCTGGGCGGCCGGATCGCGGTGATGTCCTTCCAGTCGCTGGAAGACAAGATCGTCAAACGGGTGCTGGTCCAACGGGCCACCTCGACCACACCGCCGGGACTGCCGGTGGAGCTGCCCGGTCACGGCCCCGAGCTGAAGCTGCTCACCCGAGGGTCGGAACAGGCCGGTGAACAGGAACAGGCGGTCAACCCGAGGGCCGCCTCGGTGCGGCTGCGGGCCGCGGAGCGGATCAGGGAGGCGACATGA
- the lexA gene encoding transcriptional repressor LexA: MARETTKEPVLTGAEPAAEAGDAARRAEVHVLPEPVAEGAELVGLTPRQTKVLEVIKDWLERFGYPPSIREIGEAVGLNSTSSVAHQLRALERKGYLRRDANRPRAYGVRSPEGEEEPEGFARPVPTYVPVVGRIAAGGPILAEESVEEVFPLPKELVGEGSLFLLKVVGDSMVDAAITDGDWVAVRQQPDADNGDVVAAMIDGEATVKTFKRRDGHVWLMPHNPAYEPILGDEAQILGKVVAVLRRL; encoded by the coding sequence GTGGCACGCGAGACGACCAAGGAGCCTGTTCTTACCGGCGCTGAACCCGCTGCCGAGGCGGGGGATGCGGCGCGACGGGCCGAGGTGCACGTCCTACCGGAACCGGTGGCCGAGGGTGCGGAACTCGTGGGGCTGACCCCAAGGCAGACCAAGGTCCTCGAGGTCATCAAGGACTGGCTGGAGCGCTTCGGCTACCCGCCCAGCATCCGGGAGATCGGCGAGGCGGTCGGGCTGAACTCCACCTCCTCGGTGGCGCACCAGCTGCGCGCGCTGGAGCGCAAGGGCTACCTGCGGCGCGACGCCAACCGCCCGCGGGCCTACGGCGTGCGCTCGCCGGAGGGTGAGGAGGAGCCGGAGGGCTTCGCCCGCCCGGTCCCGACCTACGTGCCGGTCGTCGGGCGCATCGCCGCCGGTGGCCCGATCCTGGCGGAGGAGTCGGTGGAGGAGGTCTTCCCACTGCCCAAGGAGCTGGTCGGCGAGGGTTCGCTGTTCCTGCTCAAGGTGGTCGGCGACTCGATGGTCGACGCGGCCATCACCGACGGGGACTGGGTGGCCGTGCGCCAGCAGCCCGACGCGGACAACGGGGACGTGGTGGCCGCGATGATCGACGGCGAGGCCACGGTGAAGACGTTCAAGCGCCGGGACGGGCACGTCTGGCTGATGCCGCACAACCCGGCCTACGAGCCGATCCTGGGCGACGAGGCGCAGATCCTGGGCAAGGTCGTCGCGGTGCTGCGCCGCCTCTGA
- a CDS encoding tyrosine-type recombinase/integrase, producing the protein MVHLDPASAVFKAMLEGWETQQRARFLKAGGTIKPRLDLVRRFAEYTNQYPWQWEPAEVEAFIVSLSIAPSTARNYQNCLRMFCEFVTDARYGWPAKCLDIFGAVPRQILHEANTISHVTDYEGNPGRRPLSYDEVQALFDASDGRVEEIQSRHRKGALTAMRDSAMLKVIYAFGLRRQEAVGLDVADWRHNPKVPAFGRFGGVFVRWGKSTNGSPPRRRTVFTVAEFDWIVPVMEHYLEEVRPLLAPGKHPAMWVTERCGRISRRRLNRTFGLVRDLAGLPSELDLHALRHSFVTHLVEFDYPEKFVQDQCGHSWGSTTAIYTGVSDEYRNRLVQRALRERHPDLWKDQP; encoded by the coding sequence GTGGTGCACCTGGATCCGGCGTCGGCTGTGTTCAAGGCGATGCTGGAGGGTTGGGAGACTCAGCAGCGGGCTCGGTTCCTGAAGGCTGGCGGCACGATCAAGCCGCGGTTGGACCTGGTGCGCCGGTTCGCCGAGTACACCAACCAGTACCCGTGGCAGTGGGAGCCCGCCGAGGTTGAGGCGTTCATTGTCTCGCTGTCGATCGCGCCATCGACGGCGCGCAACTACCAGAATTGCCTACGGATGTTCTGCGAGTTCGTCACCGACGCCCGCTACGGCTGGCCGGCAAAGTGCCTGGATATTTTCGGCGCGGTACCGCGGCAGATCCTGCACGAGGCCAACACGATCAGCCACGTCACCGACTACGAGGGCAATCCTGGTCGTCGTCCGCTGTCCTACGACGAAGTGCAGGCCCTGTTCGACGCTTCCGACGGGCGCGTCGAGGAGATTCAGTCGCGGCATCGCAAGGGCGCGCTGACCGCGATGCGCGATTCAGCGATGTTGAAGGTGATCTACGCCTTTGGGCTACGCCGCCAAGAAGCGGTCGGCTTGGATGTGGCCGACTGGCGGCATAACCCCAAGGTTCCGGCCTTTGGGCGTTTTGGCGGGGTGTTCGTGCGCTGGGGAAAGTCCACTAACGGCAGCCCACCCAGGCGGCGCACCGTGTTCACCGTCGCCGAGTTCGACTGGATCGTGCCCGTGATGGAGCACTACCTCGAAGAGGTCCGCCCGTTGCTGGCACCGGGAAAGCATCCGGCGATGTGGGTGACCGAACGCTGTGGTCGTATCTCACGTCGCCGCCTCAACCGCACTTTCGGGCTTGTGCGGGATTTGGCTGGCCTTCCTTCCGAGCTCGACTTGCACGCGCTGCGACACAGCTTCGTGACCCACTTGGTTGAGTTCGACTACCCCGAGAAATTCGTCCAAGACCAGTGCGGACATTCGTGGGGAAGCACGACGGCGATTTACACGGGCGTGTCGGACGAGTACCGCAACCGCTTGGTTCAGCGCGCTTTAAGGGAACGCCATCCCGACCTGTGGAAGGACCAACCGTGA
- a CDS encoding peptidoglycan D,D-transpeptidase FtsI family protein, whose translation MQRSRTSRPVRSRSVRGARTSRPPGGMGNHRTRAVVGRIMLVIALVAAGVKLVEVQIINAGELSAASQRQRSTPQELPGPRGSITDRNGALLAFSSQVRALYALPQRINQEWDKLAEEAKTKGVKDHVPNGDERKRNIAAKFKQVLGEAVNENEILDKLRKDVKYVVLAPNVEPGKAREITKAFSDVGAEFREERQYPGGTLASDILGFANWRMEDKPNRLAGIEGLENMRNDLLTGKNGKRVVDTVANNEDAVIPGSERELIPPTPGSDLELTIDADLQYRLQQQLTDYVRRVGARNGSAVVLDAKTGEVYALADDKPYDLKNFSTATKDQLNRFAVTSPFEPGSVNKIVTAAAAIEHGLVTPTTVLSVPGSISYPGHVVSDAWDHGTERMTFTGVLAKSSNVGTLLTAKEIGEDRFADMLAKFGLGKRTGVGLPGESPGTVPPRAQWSQSTFGNLPIGQGLNMTVLQMAGMYQTIANDGVRVPPRIVRAELVSTPGGGADAKQRREEKRPDGVRVVSPETAKTVRDMMRAVVQQVPGKPDLRGTGPAAALEGYQISGKTGTAQQVENGRYSQSQYWITFAGMVPADNPRFVVALMLDAPSEGGAEGKSAAPLFHEVASYLVQRYRIPVSPEPSPIQNLIVR comes from the coding sequence ATGCAGCGTTCGCGCACGAGCCGCCCGGTCCGGTCGCGGTCCGTCCGCGGCGCCCGGACCAGCCGCCCGCCCGGCGGGATGGGCAACCATCGCACCCGAGCCGTGGTCGGCCGGATCATGCTGGTCATCGCGCTGGTCGCGGCCGGGGTGAAGCTGGTCGAGGTGCAGATCATCAACGCCGGCGAACTCTCCGCTGCCTCCCAGCGCCAGCGCAGCACCCCGCAGGAACTGCCCGGCCCGCGCGGCTCGATCACCGACCGCAACGGCGCGCTGCTCGCCTTCTCCAGCCAGGTCCGCGCGCTCTACGCGCTGCCGCAGCGGATCAACCAGGAGTGGGACAAGCTGGCCGAGGAGGCCAAGACCAAGGGCGTCAAGGACCACGTGCCCAACGGGGACGAGCGCAAGCGCAACATCGCGGCCAAGTTCAAGCAGGTGCTCGGCGAGGCGGTCAACGAGAACGAGATCCTGGACAAGCTGCGCAAGGACGTCAAGTACGTGGTGCTGGCGCCCAACGTGGAGCCCGGCAAGGCCAGGGAGATCACCAAGGCGTTCTCCGACGTCGGCGCCGAGTTCCGGGAGGAACGGCAGTACCCCGGCGGCACGCTGGCCTCCGACATCCTGGGCTTCGCGAACTGGCGGATGGAGGACAAGCCCAACCGCCTGGCCGGCATCGAAGGCCTGGAGAACATGCGCAACGACCTGCTGACCGGCAAGAACGGCAAGCGGGTCGTGGACACCGTGGCCAACAACGAGGACGCGGTCATCCCCGGCAGCGAGCGCGAGCTGATCCCGCCGACGCCCGGCTCCGACCTCGAACTGACCATCGACGCGGACCTGCAGTACCGGTTGCAGCAGCAGCTCACCGACTACGTCCGCCGGGTGGGCGCGCGCAACGGCTCGGCCGTGGTGCTGGACGCCAAGACCGGCGAGGTCTACGCGCTGGCCGATGACAAGCCGTATGACCTGAAGAACTTCAGCACCGCGACCAAGGACCAGCTCAACCGGTTCGCGGTCACCTCGCCGTTCGAGCCAGGCTCGGTGAACAAGATCGTCACCGCCGCGGCCGCGATCGAGCACGGCCTGGTCACCCCGACCACGGTGCTCAGCGTGCCGGGCAGCATCAGCTACCCGGGCCACGTCGTCTCCGACGCCTGGGACCACGGCACCGAGCGGATGACCTTCACCGGGGTGCTGGCCAAATCCTCCAACGTGGGCACCCTGCTCACCGCCAAGGAGATCGGCGAGGACCGCTTCGCCGACATGCTGGCCAAGTTCGGCCTCGGCAAGCGCACCGGCGTCGGCCTGCCCGGCGAGTCGCCGGGCACGGTGCCGCCGCGCGCGCAGTGGTCGCAGTCCACCTTCGGCAACCTGCCGATCGGCCAGGGCCTGAACATGACCGTGCTGCAGATGGCCGGGATGTACCAGACCATCGCCAACGACGGGGTGCGCGTGCCGCCGCGGATCGTGCGCGCCGAACTCGTCTCCACCCCCGGCGGCGGGGCCGATGCCAAGCAGCGCCGCGAGGAGAAGCGTCCGGACGGCGTGCGGGTGGTCTCCCCGGAGACGGCCAAGACCGTGCGGGACATGATGCGCGCGGTGGTGCAGCAGGTGCCGGGCAAGCCGGACCTGCGTGGCACCGGACCCGCGGCGGCGCTGGAGGGCTACCAGATCTCCGGCAAGACCGGCACCGCGCAGCAGGTCGAGAACGGCCGGTACAGCCAGAGCCAGTACTGGATCACCTTCGCCGGCATGGTGCCAGCGGACAACCCGCGGTTCGTGGTGGCGCTGATGCTGGACGCGCCCTCCGAGGGCGGCGCGGAGGGCAAGTCCGCGGCCCCGCTCTTCCACGAGGTCGCCTCCTACCTGGTGCAGCGCTACCGGATCCCGGTCTCCCCGGAGCCCAGCCCGATCCAGAACCTGATCGTGCGCTGA
- a CDS encoding helix-turn-helix domain-containing protein: MIKKMGFQWRLRLRMAEKGYFQTSDLVPLLAERGIVLSREQVFRLVTQPPQRLSMDTLAALCDILDCQPNDLIEVQVVNEKVRKVAGEAKRSAPQARRTTIRRPEGL, translated from the coding sequence GTGATCAAGAAGATGGGCTTCCAATGGCGGCTGCGGCTGCGGATGGCGGAGAAGGGATATTTTCAGACCTCAGACTTGGTGCCCCTGCTGGCAGAACGCGGAATCGTTTTGTCCCGCGAGCAGGTATTCCGCCTGGTTACCCAGCCGCCCCAAAGGCTGTCGATGGACACCTTGGCCGCGCTCTGCGACATCCTCGACTGCCAGCCCAACGACCTGATCGAGGTCCAAGTTGTCAATGAGAAGGTTCGCAAGGTCGCTGGCGAAGCCAAGCGGTCTGCGCCACAGGCGAGGCGCACGACCATACGTCGCCCCGAGGGTCTATGA